From one Dyella sp. 2HG41-7 genomic stretch:
- a CDS encoding HAMP domain-containing protein, with product MNADAWEVLERRQVIAALRSFRRGDFNVRLPDDLPGEDGKLALLFNEVVILNQQMTAELERLSQVVGKEGKITQRGRVKAATGGWETAMLAVNELIEDMVQPTAEVARVIGAVAKGDLSQSMTVEIDGRPLRGEFLRIGEVVNTMVDQLTSFASEVTRVAREVGTEGKLGGQARVEGVAGTWKDLTDNVNLMADNLTGQVRNIAEVTTAVALGDLSKKITVDVKGEILELKITINTMVDQLNAFASEVTRVAREVGTEGKLGGQAQVLGVAGTWKDLTDNVNLMADNLTGQVRNIAEVTTAVASGDLSKKITVDVKGEILELKNTINVMVDQLNGFASEVTRVAREVGTEGNLGGQAKVPGVAGTWKDLTDNVNLMADNLTGQVRNIAEVTTAVARGDLSKKITVDVKGEILELKNTINTMVDQLNSFASEVTRVAREVGSEGKLGGQARVEGVGGTWKDLTDNVNLMAGNLTGQVRNIAEVTTAVARGDLSKKITVDVKGEILELKNTINTMVDQLNAFASEVTRVAREVGTEGKLGGQAQVSGVAGTWKDLTDNVNLMADNLTGQVRNIADVTTAVALGDLSKKITVDVKGEILELKNTINVMVDQLNGFASEVTRVAREVGTEGKLGGQAQVRGIAGTWKDLTDNVNLMADNLTGQVRNIADVTTAVARGDLSKKITVDVKGEILELKNTINTMVDQLNSFASEVTRVAREVGTEGKLGGQAKVPGVGGTWKDLTDNVNLMATNLTNQVRSIADVVTAVAQGNLKRKLAVDAKGEIAALADTFNGMIETLATFADQVTNMAREVGIEGRLGGQARVPSAAGLWRDLTDNVNQLAANLTNQVRSIADVATAVTKGDLSRSIAVEASGEMASLKDNINEMIRNLKDQTLKNAEQDWLKTNLARFSRMLQGERDLATVSNLIMSELAPLVNAQYGVFYVTRREENETVLDLVASYGAESKDMLKPTFKLREGLIGQCAADKRALMLTDVPGDFIRISSGLGQMAPVNIAVLPALFENDVKAVIELASFSRFNETHQSFLHPLLESIGIVLNTIAATMRTEGLLKQSQLLTQELQARQTELTTKQEELHTTNEELQEKAQLLENEKKQVEAKNFEIELARRAVEEKAEQLALTSKYKSEFLANMSHELRTPLNSLLILSRLLSGNPQGNLNEKQVEFARTIHSAGSDLLSLINDILDLSKIESGTVSIEIGDMSMSSLKQHMERTFRQLASDKNLDFKVNFGATIPASIRTDEKRLQQIVLNLLSNAFKFTSHGNVTLTVDLVRSGWSINHAVLRDAEAAIEIAVTDTGIGIPKDKQKLIFEAFQQADGTTSRKYGGTGLGLSISREIARLLGGELQVRSVPGQGSTFTLFLPMELTSKSAPTLNNDNARYDNSGAIVPSALPAQMEVTDDRDELDDAPFVLIVEDDPTFASILLDIARDAGLKGVVSTAGAGTLALARKLRPHAITLDLGLSDINGLVLLNLLKHDPCTAHVPIHIISGADNMLSDQSLSEFGVTEKPATLERLTAVFAELAQSIREVTVSPAPVTADGNMVSTTELIAAPELAGAKILIVDDDIRNIYSLTSVLENYNAEVLHAERGRDGILILERTPGIDVALIDIMMPEMDGYETMQQIRALPEIGNVPMIAVTAKAMKGDRQKCLDAGASDYIAKPVDIELLLALLRVWIRRSRDGSASTNTLDLALESRP from the coding sequence ATGAACGCCGACGCCTGGGAAGTTCTCGAACGCCGTCAAGTGATCGCTGCGCTACGCAGTTTTCGACGCGGCGATTTCAATGTGCGTTTGCCTGATGACTTGCCGGGCGAAGATGGCAAGCTCGCGCTACTGTTCAACGAAGTCGTGATTCTCAATCAGCAGATGACGGCGGAGCTCGAACGACTTTCTCAGGTGGTCGGCAAGGAAGGAAAAATCACCCAGCGCGGTCGCGTCAAAGCGGCGACGGGCGGATGGGAAACCGCCATGTTGGCGGTGAACGAATTGATCGAAGACATGGTGCAGCCCACCGCCGAAGTCGCCCGTGTGATCGGCGCCGTGGCGAAAGGCGATCTTTCGCAATCCATGACGGTCGAGATCGACGGTCGCCCTTTGCGCGGTGAATTTCTGCGCATCGGCGAAGTGGTAAACACGATGGTGGACCAGCTCACTTCCTTCGCCTCGGAAGTGACGCGCGTGGCGCGCGAAGTCGGTACCGAAGGAAAGTTGGGTGGTCAGGCGCGCGTGGAAGGCGTCGCCGGCACCTGGAAAGACCTTACCGACAACGTGAACCTGATGGCCGACAACCTTACCGGCCAGGTGCGCAATATCGCCGAAGTGACCACGGCCGTGGCGTTGGGCGATTTGTCCAAAAAGATCACCGTGGACGTAAAAGGCGAAATCCTTGAATTGAAAATCACCATCAACACCATGGTGGATCAGCTCAACGCCTTTGCGTCGGAAGTAACGCGCGTGGCGCGCGAAGTGGGCACCGAAGGCAAGCTCGGCGGTCAGGCGCAGGTGCTGGGTGTGGCAGGCACCTGGAAGGACCTCACCGATAACGTCAACCTGATGGCCGACAACCTTACTGGTCAGGTGCGCAACATCGCTGAAGTGACCACCGCGGTGGCGTCGGGCGATCTTTCCAAAAAGATCACCGTGGACGTGAAAGGCGAAATTTTAGAATTGAAGAACACCATCAACGTGATGGTGGACCAGCTCAACGGCTTTGCGTCGGAAGTAACGCGCGTGGCGCGCGAAGTGGGTACGGAAGGCAACCTCGGCGGTCAGGCGAAAGTGCCTGGTGTAGCGGGCACGTGGAAAGACCTTACCGACAACGTCAACCTGATGGCCGACAACCTGACCGGCCAGGTGCGCAACATTGCCGAAGTAACCACCGCCGTGGCGCGCGGCGATCTTTCCAAGAAGATCACCGTGGACGTGAAAGGCGAAATCCTGGAGTTGAAGAACACCATCAACACCATGGTGGACCAGCTCAACTCCTTCGCCTCGGAAGTAACGCGTGTGGCGCGCGAAGTGGGTTCGGAAGGCAAGCTGGGCGGCCAGGCGCGCGTGGAAGGCGTAGGCGGTACGTGGAAAGACCTTACCGACAACGTCAACCTGATGGCCGGCAATTTGACGGGCCAGGTGCGCAATATCGCGGAGGTGACCACCGCTGTGGCGCGCGGCGATCTTTCCAAAAAGATCACCGTGGACGTCAAGGGCGAAATTCTCGAATTGAAGAACACCATCAATACGATGGTGGATCAGCTCAACGCCTTTGCGTCCGAAGTAACGCGCGTGGCGCGCGAAGTGGGTACCGAAGGTAAGCTCGGCGGTCAGGCGCAAGTGTCTGGCGTGGCAGGTACGTGGAAGGACTTGACCGATAACGTGAACCTGATGGCCGACAATCTCACCGGCCAGGTGCGCAACATCGCGGACGTGACGACAGCGGTGGCATTGGGCGATTTGTCCAAAAAGATCACCGTGGACGTTAAGGGCGAAATCTTGGAATTGAAGAACACCATCAACGTGATGGTGGATCAGCTCAACGGCTTCGCATCGGAAGTGACGCGCGTGGCGCGCGAAGTGGGCACCGAAGGAAAACTCGGCGGCCAGGCGCAAGTGCGCGGCATCGCCGGCACGTGGAAAGACCTTACCGATAACGTGAACCTGATGGCCGACAACCTCACCGGCCAGGTGCGCAACATCGCGGACGTCACCACCGCCGTGGCGCGCGGCGACCTTTCCAAAAAGATTACCGTGGACGTGAAAGGCGAAATTCTGGAGTTGAAGAACACCATCAACACCATGGTGGATCAGCTCAACTCCTTTGCTTCGGAAGTAACGCGCGTGGCGCGCGAAGTGGGCACCGAAGGCAAACTCGGCGGCCAGGCGAAAGTGCCCGGCGTCGGCGGTACCTGGAAGGACCTTACCGACAACGTCAACCTGATGGCCACCAACCTGACCAACCAAGTGCGAAGCATTGCGGACGTGGTGACCGCGGTGGCGCAAGGCAACCTCAAACGCAAACTGGCCGTGGACGCCAAGGGCGAAATCGCCGCGCTCGCCGACACCTTCAACGGCATGATCGAAACGCTCGCCACCTTCGCCGACCAGGTCACCAACATGGCGCGCGAAGTGGGTATCGAAGGCAGGCTTGGTGGCCAAGCGCGCGTACCGAGCGCGGCAGGCCTGTGGCGCGACTTGACCGACAACGTGAACCAGCTGGCGGCGAACCTGACCAACCAGGTGCGTTCGATCGCTGACGTAGCCACGGCCGTGACCAAGGGCGACCTCTCCCGCTCCATCGCGGTGGAAGCGTCCGGCGAAATGGCCTCGCTGAAAGACAACATCAACGAGATGATCCGCAATCTGAAGGATCAAACGTTGAAGAACGCGGAGCAGGACTGGCTGAAAACCAACCTCGCCCGCTTCTCGCGCATGCTGCAGGGCGAACGCGATCTGGCGACCGTTTCCAATCTGATCATGTCGGAACTCGCGCCGCTGGTGAACGCTCAATACGGCGTGTTTTATGTCACGCGTCGCGAAGAAAACGAAACCGTGCTTGATCTCGTCGCCAGCTACGGCGCGGAAAGCAAGGACATGCTCAAGCCCACCTTCAAATTGCGCGAAGGACTAATCGGTCAATGCGCCGCGGATAAACGCGCATTGATGCTGACGGACGTGCCCGGCGATTTCATTCGCATCAGCTCGGGTCTCGGCCAGATGGCGCCGGTCAATATCGCCGTATTGCCCGCGCTGTTCGAAAACGACGTCAAGGCGGTGATCGAGCTTGCCTCCTTCAGTCGTTTCAACGAAACGCACCAGAGCTTCCTGCATCCACTGCTCGAATCGATCGGCATCGTGCTCAACACCATCGCCGCGACCATGCGCACCGAGGGTCTGTTGAAGCAATCTCAGTTGCTGACGCAAGAACTGCAGGCGCGCCAGACCGAACTCACCACCAAGCAGGAAGAGCTGCACACCACCAACGAAGAATTGCAGGAAAAAGCCCAGCTTCTGGAAAACGAAAAGAAGCAGGTGGAAGCCAAGAACTTCGAAATCGAACTCGCCCGCCGCGCGGTGGAAGAAAAAGCGGAACAGTTGGCGCTTACCTCGAAATACAAATCCGAGTTCCTCGCTAATATGAGTCATGAGTTGCGCACGCCGCTCAACTCGCTGCTGATTCTTTCGCGCCTTCTCTCCGGCAACCCGCAAGGCAACCTCAACGAGAAGCAGGTCGAATTCGCACGCACCATTCACTCCGCGGGCTCGGACTTGCTCAGCCTGATCAACGACATTCTCGATCTGTCCAAGATCGAGTCCGGCACGGTGTCGATCGAAATCGGCGATATGTCGATGAGCAGCCTGAAACAACATATGGAGCGTACGTTCCGTCAGCTTGCCTCAGACAAGAACCTGGACTTCAAGGTGAATTTCGGCGCCACGATTCCGGCCTCCATCCGCACCGACGAAAAACGCCTGCAGCAGATCGTGCTGAACCTTTTGTCCAACGCGTTCAAGTTCACCTCGCACGGCAACGTGACCTTGACGGTGGATCTGGTGCGCAGCGGTTGGAGCATCAATCACGCCGTGCTGCGCGATGCTGAAGCCGCCATCGAGATTGCCGTCACCGATACGGGCATCGGCATTCCCAAAGACAAGCAGAAGCTGATTTTCGAAGCCTTCCAACAGGCCGACGGCACCACCAGCCGTAAATACGGCGGCACGGGCCTGGGTTTGTCGATCAGTCGCGAAATCGCGCGCCTGCTGGGCGGCGAACTGCAGGTTCGCTCCGTGCCGGGACAAGGCTCCACCTTCACGCTGTTCTTGCCGATGGAACTGACTTCGAAGTCGGCGCCAACCTTGAACAACGACAACGCGCGCTACGACAACAGCGGCGCCATCGTGCCAAGCGCCCTGCCCGCGCAGATGGAAGTGACCGACGACCGCGACGAGCTGGACGACGCGCCCTTCGTGCTGATCGTCGAAGACGACCCCACCTTCGCATCGATCTTGCTTGATATCGCGCGCGACGCAGGGCTCAAAGGCGTGGTTTCCACGGCCGGCGCGGGTACGTTGGCGTTGGCGCGGAAACTCCGCCCGCACGCCATCACGCTCGATCTTGGCCTGTCGGATATCAACGGCCTGGTGCTGCTGAATTTGCTCAAGCACGACCCCTGCACGGCGCACGTGCCGATCCACATCATCTCCGGCGCCGACAATATGCTGTCGGATCAATCGCTGAGCGAATTCGGCGTGACGGAAAAACCGGCGACGCTGGAACGCCTGACCGCGGTGTTCGCCGAACTTGCCCAATCGATTCGCGAAGTGACAGTCTCGCCCGCTCCGGTGACGGCAGACGGCAACATGGTATCCACCACGGAGTTGATTGCCGCGCCGGAACTTGCGGGAGCGAAAATACTTATCGTCGACGACGACATCCGCAATATCTATTCGCTGACCAGCGTGCTGGAAAACTACAACGCGGAAGTGCTGCACGCCGAGCGCGGCCGCGACGGCATCCTTATTCTCGAACGAACGCCGGGCATCGACGTCGCGCTGATCGACATCATGATGCCGGAGATGGACGGTTACGAAACCATGCAGCAGATTCGCGCCCTTCCCGAAATCGGCAACGTACCGATGATCGCGGTCACTGCCAAGGCGATGAAGGGCGACCGTCAGAAGTGCCTGGATGCGGGCGCTTCCGATTACATCGCAAAACCAGTGGATATTGAATTGTTGCTCGCGTTATTGCGCGTTTGGATACGGCGGTCGCGCGATGGATCCGCGTCGACTAACACGTTGGATCTGGCGCTGGAGAGCCGTCCATGA